The sequence below is a genomic window from Natrinema salifodinae.
TCTCGAGCGTGTCGCCCTCGAGCGAGGGTTGTTCGATCTGCTCCAACAGCGACGTATCGACGTGGGGACACAGAATCGACGCGGCCCGGAAATCGGCCGGCGAGACCTCGCGGGTGAAGTCGTTCGTGTCGACCCGGATACCGTACAGCAGCGCCGTCGCCGTCGCCGGGTCGAAGGGGATGTCGAACTGATCGACGTACTCCGTCAGGACGGTGCTCGTCGCACCCGCACCCTGCCGCAGATCGACGTACTCGCCGGGGACCGGCCCGCGAGGCGGGTGGTGGTCGATGACGATATCGATGCGAAGGTCCGACGGTAACTGATCGTTGACGCCCGGCCGAGAGTGGTCGACGAGGGCGACGGCCGCGTACTCCGAGATCGACTCGTCGGGCGCGAGGTTGCGCAGATCCAGATCGAGCAAGTTGACCATCGCCCGGTTCTCCTGGTGGGAGATGTCGCCGAAATAGCAGGCGTCGGCCTCGACGCCGACCGACTCGGCGATGTCGACCAAGGCCACCGCGCTCGCGATGGCGTCCGGATCCGGGTTGTCGTGGGTGACGACCGCCAGGCGACCGTCGATAGCCGCGAGTTGCTGTCGGAGTTCGAGGGCGGCCTCGGCGGACGGACTGGCGGTCGCGTCGAGCACGCGGTCGGCCAGGGTCTGTCCCGGGCCGACGACGTGCTCCGCGAGGGCCTCGAACCGCTCGCGGTCGCCCGTCGTCGCGTTACCGCCCAGATAGGCCACGATCGACGCGTCGGGAAACCGGTCGCGCGCGGCCTCGAGCGCGGCCCGGTTGACGTCGGTGCGGTCGCTGGCCACGAAGATCACGTCCGGCATGTCCTCGGTCGCGATGGCCGCGGGATCGCTCGGATCGGCGCTGCGGGCCGGCACGCTCTCGTCGCGCAGGGTCTCGACGACGCTCTCGTCGTCGGTGATCGCGAGCAGCCGGCCGTCGCGCTCGGACAGTCGCTCGGTCACCTGGCGGCAGACGGTCCCGCAGCCGAGCACGAGCCGGAAAACCATGTATCGCGGCTTGTAACCCCGAGCGGTAAAAGGTACCGGGTCAGATCGGACGAAAACGGCGGTCGATCGCGAGCGCTCAGGCGACGACCGCGGCCGCCGCTTCGATCGCGGCGTCGGCGATCGGACTGAACGCCGGCAGGATGAGCACCGTCAGCACCGCTGCGGTGATGACCGCCGCGTAGAGCCCGATCGGCTGGGAGAGGCTGTCGCGGTCGAGGATCGGTTCCTCGATCCACAGCGCCTTGACCAGCCGCGAGTAGTAGTACAGCGAGAGCGCGCTGTTGACTACGAGCGCGGCGGCGACGACGAGCAGGATCGTGTTATCCGCGGCCGCTTCGAGCGTCGCGGTGTACAGCAGGTACTTGCTCCAGAAGCCGCCGAACGGCGGCACGCCGGCGAGGCTGAACATGAACACGGCCATCGCGGCGCAGGCGAACGGCGCCTGCTGCGAGAGGCCGTTGTAGTCCTCGAAGGTGCGGCCGACGCCCCAATACTCGGCTAAGCCGACGAACAGGAACGCGCCGGTGTTCATGAAGCCGTAGACCAGCAGGTGCATCATGGCCGCGCCCATGACGAGTTCGCCGCCGTCGGCCGACAGGCCCGCCAGGCCGATCAGCACGTAGCCGGCGTGGCCGACCGAGGAGTACGCGAGCATGCGCTTGACGTTCTCCTGGGTGGCCGCGGCGAAGTTCCCGACCGTCATCGTGACGATCGCGAGGATGACGAAGGCCCAGGTCCACTCGACGCCGATGACGTCGGTCGTGGCCTCGAGCGGGAACGCGGTCGTGAACACGCGGAACGCGAGCACGAAGCCGGCGGCCTTCGAGGCCGACGAGAGGAACGCCGAGATCGGCGCGGGCGCGCCCTCGTAGGCCTCGGGGGCCCAGAAGTGGAAGGGAACGCTCGCGGTCTTGAACGCGATCCCGCCGATCAACATTAGGATGCCGAGCCCAAGCAGGCCGCCCATCTCGCCGACGTCGCCGAGGGCCTCGGCGATCGCCTCGAGCTGCAGGGAGCCGGTCGCGCCGTAGACCAGGCTGACCCCGTA
It includes:
- a CDS encoding DHH family phosphoesterase, which produces MVFRLVLGCGTVCRQVTERLSERDGRLLAITDDESVVETLRDESVPARSADPSDPAAIATEDMPDVIFVASDRTDVNRAALEAARDRFPDASIVAYLGGNATTGDRERFEALAEHVVGPGQTLADRVLDATASPSAEAALELRQQLAAIDGRLAVVTHDNPDPDAIASAVALVDIAESVGVEADACYFGDISHQENRAMVNLLDLDLRNLAPDESISEYAAVALVDHSRPGVNDQLPSDLRIDIVIDHHPPRGPVPGEYVDLRQGAGATSTVLTEYVDQFDIPFDPATATALLYGIRVDTNDFTREVSPADFRAASILCPHVDTSLLEQIEQPSLEGDTLETIARAIKNRIQRGSVAAASVGRISDRDALPQAADQLLAMEGVETTLVFGFDDEMVYVSARSRANDVDLGETLRDAFERIGSAGGHADMAGAQLEIGILGSADEDEDEEVVDEDEVESIVSVVEEVITNRFFEAIETRPGTPVDAYDQTSEWLFTKRSDAGDGESGSESA
- a CDS encoding NADH-quinone oxidoreductase subunit N, coding for MAVVELPEWAALAPALILAATALVLFVFDSIKPRSTNRTILAGTTVVGALTSLAVAVWFTAAGVGATGIENYGVIDLMGGQFVVDRLALYFMIIIAVVTALVAVASHDYLRDHTYQAEYYSLVVLAATGMSIMAASNSLVTIFIALELTSLPSYALVAILKDNRGSVEAGLKYFLIGALSSAIFVYGVSLVYGATGSLQLEAIAEALGDVGEMGGLLGLGILMLIGGIAFKTASVPFHFWAPEAYEGAPAPISAFLSSASKAAGFVLAFRVFTTAFPLEATTDVIGVEWTWAFVILAIVTMTVGNFAAATQENVKRMLAYSSVGHAGYVLIGLAGLSADGGELVMGAAMMHLLVYGFMNTGAFLFVGLAEYWGVGRTFEDYNGLSQQAPFACAAMAVFMFSLAGVPPFGGFWSKYLLYTATLEAAADNTILLVVAAALVVNSALSLYYYSRLVKALWIEEPILDRDSLSQPIGLYAAVITAAVLTVLILPAFSPIADAAIEAAAAVVA